The DNA window CTTCTTCAATCAAATGTAGACAACTATAAAAAAAGTCCATTGGAGTATGAATTAACAGCACTAAGCGCTTAAACTAAGTGTCCACTATTCGTGGGGAAGTCCACCCACTTCATAGCAAGCTGCCTAATAATATCAGGAAACCACAAGGAAACTATAAAAGATAAAGAAAGGCATATTTCATTTAAGTCACCTACAATCATAAGTAAAAAATTCAAGAAGCAAAGAACACCTTTTACAGATGATCAAATTGAGAAACTTGAGAAGTCTGTAGTAGAAGAAATAGACGAAACTTATTTATTAATCATGCAAAAAAACAAAATTTAAATAATGAAATTCATATTACAAAATAAGGTTTATCAAAATACTGATACAAAAATGAAAGAATCCTCTATATCAAGTCGAATTAAAATATTAAACTAATGTGAATTGCAATATACTTTAAAACGTTCTAATGAATTAAATGACATCGTTCTATGTAATGACTCGCCAGACTCTATACCTAATACCTTTAACAATGGTTTATATAAATATTTATTTGATATTTGGTAGCTTTCTCTTGTATCCGGAACTCGGCCTTTAAGAGGTCGAGCAAAAGAGAGCTCACAACGACTAGAGTCATACGTTGCATATACATACTCCTCCATCTTATCAAAGTAGAACTCTCTTTTATCTTCGTAAACTACATTTACCCTTAGCCTTGTTATCTTGTATTTTTTAAAATTTGAACATGAAAGGTCTGATGGAATCTCCTTTATTGTTATGTTATCAGAAACATACTCTCTATCTAAAAAGAATGGCCTCTCACACGCTACTTTATACTTATGAAGAGTATATGTACTCGAACAGCTAACTAATAAAGAGGTTACAAACATAAAAAATAAAATAAACCAATAGCGACCTTCCACACAATCTCCACTTTACCAAAAAGGCTTCATTAGTGACGATATCAACTTTTCCTGAGGTATAGTACTTGAAAATACACCAGGAAGATTAACTATACCATAACTAAGATATGTTCTACTGACAGCATTCCCACCAGAATTATCAGATACAGATAAACCAGAAATTAAAGAGTGCCCCCAGAATTGTACAACGTGTCCAAACTCATGTGCCCCTAAAGCTCCTCCGGCCTCAGCACCTGATGTTAAAGTAGCATTACTAAAAGTAGTAGCAGGACCAACTGTTAAGCCGGCAGATTGCCCAAAAAGGGGGCCGCTTCCTTCTACATAGCCACTAAACCAAGTATTAGCGCCAGCAGTTACTGTATGTCCTGCAGCCGCATGAAAAACTGCTGACATAGTCATAAACATAATAGTCACCCTAAATACAGTATGAAAGTTATCCGCAAAATCTCCACCGCCCCCGAGAGTCATGAGTCCTGCTGCAACAGCAGAACCTAAGGCAGCTGCACCGACAGCTTTAATGGCTCCAAAGAAAGCTGCACCACCACCGCCTGTACCTGCGATAACAACAATAGCTATTATTGCGAAAACCAAATCACCTATAAAACCACCATCAGAGAATATCGATTCCCCTGTAGGATCTATAAAACTAAACGGATCATTAATAGCGTAAATATATTTATTAACAACAGTAGAAGGAATTTCTATCTTACCTGAGTCTGGATCTTTCTGCATAAAACGACTAGAGGCTGGATCATAATATCTCGCACGAAAGTTATACAATCCTGTTTCTTGATCAAACTCTCGTCCAGTAAATGTGAAAAACATGTTTCTTATAGAGTTTTCATTTAGCGAGTTTCCAGAGCCATCTCTTACCGAAAGTATCTCTCCAAAAGCACTATACTTAAACCTCTGAATTACATTAGAGTCCTTATCAACAATATCAACAATACTTCCCAGATGATCCTTAATATAAAAATAACTGCCTACGTTCTTCGCGATCTTTGTATCTACTCCATGTGAAGTAACATCTACAGCTAATACATCATCAATACGTAAGTTACTATGTGTAAAAATCCCCAATACTCCATCATCACCATATACTTTTAAAAGATCATTCCCATCATAAACATAAAAGCGATTTGTACTACCTGAACCATTCTCAACAGTTTTCTTAACACGTCTACCTATCGCATCATAAAAATAATTGGACGTCTTCTCTAAAGTACTACCATTACGATAAAAGAGAACACTAATTAACTGGTTTTCACTATTATAAACATACTGTGTTAAGTCATTTGTTTCTTTTTCTATCTTACTAGATACATTGCCAGCACTATCATAATAATATAGATATCTCCAATCTTCTATTAACTTTTCTTTGAAGCTGTCATATTGATACGATCCATAAGCATCGCTTATTCGATTCCCCAAGGAGTCATATACAAAACTTTCATCACCAGCATTCACTAATTGTCCATTAGCATCGTAACTAATACTTAATAGAGACCCGTTATTTAGAATACTAGACAACTTACCATTGTTATCATAATCAAAACTTATATTTCTAATTTTAGTTGAATCAGATACTTTTAAATGGCTTAGCTCTTTTACTTTTCCATCTTCATAGTTTATTTCTGACAACGAAGCCGGTGTTCGACTAGAAATAAGTTTACCAGTACCAGAGTAACTAAAATCAAAAACTTCTGACTTATGATTGATCACATTTTCAAGCTGGTTTAGTTCATTAAAGTTATATGAAAAACTTCCTTCAAAAAAAGACATTCCAACTCGCTGTCCCAAGCTATTATAGCTGTAACTTATTTCATCAGTAGGTAGATTATATAAGTCAGAATACCCTTCAGTCTCGGTACTACTTATTTTATATTCATCATTAACATCTACGTAATCAAAATGAACTTGTGTATTATTATCTTTAATGCTTTTTAAGTTATCATTTTCATCATAATAATATTCATACACATTATCTGGAAGTTCTTTACGAACCAACTTACCAAACTCATTATAACTATACTTTTTTACAACGCCAGATGCGGTTTTTTCCCATGTTATTCGGTTTTTATTATTATATTCTTTCAGGGTAACTTTATTCCCAGGTTCAGTTTTCTTCACCAATCTACCTAATTTATCATATAGAAACTCTGTAGTATTTAAATTTGAATCCGTAATTTTAAACAAGTTTCCTTCGAGGTCATACTCATAATGAGTTTCCTCACCTAAAGGAGAAGTGACTTTTATCAATCTATTAAATACATCATACTCTCTCGAATAAACCTCATTGCCAGAATCAATAATTTTAGCAATATTACCAGCTACATCTCTTATATATCCAACTTTTTTTCCAGAGGTCCCTACTCTTTCACTAACATTACCGAATTCATCATATGTAAACTGAGCTGTCTCTCCTGTATTTAGCTCATGCAACAACAATAAGCCATCACTTGAATGTGTGAAGTTTTCAACAATATTTGATAGAACATTATTTTTTTGAATTAATCTATTTTTATCATCATATATAAACTCTAAAACAACACTCCCATTCTTATCAACTGATATAATGTTACCAAAACTATCATATTGATAATTTATATCATTCCCGTTTGAACTCGAACTAGAAATAAGGTCACCAGTAACTGCATCATAAGAGAAACTTTTAAGTTCTCCTTTTTCATTAGTTATTTTAGAAACTTGCCCACTTGTATTATACTCAACTTTTGTACTGCTCCCGTCATCTCTCAATACATTAGTTACAAATCCACTATAATCATATTTTAAATAATAGTTATTCTGATCATTACTTGATACTTCAACAGTACTCACATCATCAAAATCAACAAAGTCTCCTGAACCTCCATTTACAAAAGAGGAGTCAAGGTTATTACTAAGAACATCATTGATAATATGTTCATTCCCCATTGAGTCGATCACTTTTTCAACTCTTCCCCATTGGTTATACTCTACATTAGTTGTATTATTTAACTTATTAACTTCAGAACTAATCAGATTTCCATCATAATTGAATTTACGGACAGAAGAATCTGGAAACGTAACCCTTGTTAATAATCCATTAGAAATATCGAAATATGTTTCTCTGCCAACAGGGTCAACAATCTTGCTCAAATATCCACTATAATTGTAATAATACTCTGTTACTCCACCCTTCGAATCAATAAAGCGACTTAACTTATCCCCTTCATATTCTAATTCCTCTCTATTTCCAGATAAATCAACGACCTCGATAACTCTTCCACTCGCATCATATTTTTCAATTGTCCCATTCCTTAAACTACGTAAAAATGTAGCATCAGATTTTTTTTCAATAAAAGAGCCATCACCATTATCAGATAAATAGATCCTTTTATCTGAGCTATTTCCATCATTATCATAAAGGTGAATTTTTTTCACTTTGTTAAACTTGCTGTCTAGGAATATGATATTACCAACACTATCTAAGGAAATCGTCTCTGGGGAACAAATACTCATATTTACTGCTGATACATTCTCTCTATCTAAAGAATCACATGCCCCACTTCCTGCAACCGTTTCAGCAACACCATTCGCCATATTAATACGAACAATACGATGATTTCCCGTATCTGCGATATACATTAAACCACGGTTATGATCAATCTCCAGTCCTTGTGGCTTATTTAGGAATAGTTTAAGCCTATGGGTAAAATTTGAATTCTCAAATTCACCCATATCACCAGCATAAGTAGTTATATTCCTATATTCACCATTTGGCCCATCTTTAGAGACCATTCTAACAAGTCCGCTTTCCGATAAAATATAGACCTTTCCATCTGGTCCAACTTCAGTATCAACAGGATGAAATATACTAGCATCTGATGCTTTCCCACCATCACCTTCGTTTGTATTTTTTCCATTTCCAGCAAATGTCGATACCTTGTCTAAATCCAAGTCATATAAACGAACTAGATTATTTCCATAATCACTAACTAATACTTGAGAGCTATTTAATTTTGTAATAGAAGTAAGAGTATTAAATAATGGCTGTTCACCATCTTCATACCCTCTCTTAATTCGCTTCCCTTCACTATCTCCAACTGATCCACATGTAGCAGTATCTGAAATATGCTCT is part of the Bacteriovorax sp. BAL6_X genome and encodes:
- a CDS encoding RHS repeat-associated core domain-containing protein, encoding MYRNTFTKIILLSILTINAWAFIGTSYNRKGVVIKYDTPAPADVKHELGETTKLTGSICVSKYSSIFNKLKCRATLQGNVSIRAYFPDAMTEVTDKLEVKKVGKEYQWSFRTPELQKDSENTLQILVAKDDKRIKKYEKLQAKLNKRILYVENRVQFLEGKEVNDRLISWLNELKGRLERVSKNIDSLIEEDTSVLAQIKIPLQVDNEISFPFYYSSFFSGHKMSLRVPLGSPIEGESIKVEAMSKNLTGKSFWFPEIDEKNDSDDESLNDDGLNQYKLDLMFNSDLKLTSGFTELPFGEKIDLTYESGKISSSDLNNLSLKLSKKLNLHFKIFNKKLELDFPYGEIGYNLPVTKDVVRPISNSNYFESNGSFYKSIDGASFIFHDSLGVLDAETIRIHALSAEDGKEIELDFIKTFVSRDLIEVEILNSSALGDGKYEVSAVIKDLAGNQSFAFKNDFFIDNTAPTISNFYNYPELTRSSNLQISIDVVDFSNTTTYLFHNGVEVYNTVSKFELVNINLKEGENIVEIISIDSVGNKSSLILPVVYLDTTAPTLLSIVPESGKTISTLTPNFKIVSDEKLKKIIINGQETSVDGTTFEQVVNASAEGALNLNIKLEDVAGNLSEYNLSYFVSLKVLNKNLISILPNLQNGKLIVRGSVGASLPLSVIEFDAGFFNREELISNEDGEFEVELDYFKNIKIVGENTKLGKSDTVYMNYDVDTTLSGLVLNTEGNPLPNVRVKLPESGQEGYTDASGSFRIENPIVGDQLLVIDGSTIPNSFLDGKVQYFKTSMKLNIGYTQLNVIDRPIYLSGLVLDDETAVIDDGSPVIVENSNIEGFSIEIPSNTAVFPDGSNSGQISVKKVLANRTTVPVPDFAVPENIYSLEPSGLKFNEPVKLTLPNENELPEGAEVAIISKNSRLGTWDIDGMAKVDQGGQTISTKDGQGITHFSDVYAVPIAPKLYDTNFNRSAGGDVSNGAYKTSIQLPTYKVNGQDLGVSLNYSSNWADPNIVLSSLIDINRNERELKRDIFTGIPFVYSKTHHETIDTWVEPEFIEYEFYSDDIKTEKITKTGIPNKSLLVYAVDMKSKQSGVYPYLLKIGIKLKQLFITSRYTVKRVFYHWKETNTVVEEDSKLIDEIFPQDFSSSFMLNNQSESKNGSGWMLNNEKHIYESSNSKLMLNEAGKMMSYGLNNAVSTVYSSPDNLNSNFLEVGENILKISKTDGSVLEVDSVTGNVLSEEAYDLFTGKIRYNQSLLSGYWTPDGMVLKRVCKYKYTDYRQRVDLAGEILIGDSSLLAIDRNGAIVSIGGGDAEVLKGGVENMPSFQGQTTDPCEEIVGLVCEGNVTEHISDTATCGSVGDSEGKRIKRGYEDGEQPLFNTLTSITKLNSSQVLVSDYGNNLVRLYDLDLDKVSTFAGNGKNTNEGDGGKASDASIFHPVDTEVGPDGKVYILSESGLVRMVSKDGPNGEYRNITTYAGDMGEFENSNFTHRLKLFLNKPQGLEIDHNRGLMYIADTGNHRIVRINMANGVAETVAGSGACDSLDRENVSAVNMSICSPETISLDSVGNIIFLDSKFNKVKKIHLYDNDGNSSDKRIYLSDNGDGSFIEKKSDATFLRSLRNGTIEKYDASGRVIEVVDLSGNREELEYEGDKLSRFIDSKGGVTEYYYNYSGYLSKIVDPVGRETYFDISNGLLTRVTFPDSSVRKFNYDGNLISSEVNKLNNTTNVEYNQWGRVEKVIDSMGNEHIINDVLSNNLDSSFVNGGSGDFVDFDDVSTVEVSSNDQNNYYLKYDYSGFVTNVLRDDGSSTKVEYNTSGQVSKITNEKGELKSFSYDAVTGDLISSSSSNGNDINYQYDSFGNIISVDKNGSVVLEFIYDDKNRLIQKNNVLSNIVENFTHSSDGLLLLHELNTGETAQFTYDEFGNVSERVGTSGKKVGYIRDVAGNIAKIIDSGNEVYSREYDVFNRLIKVTSPLGEETHYEYDLEGNLFKITDSNLNTTEFLYDKLGRLVKKTEPGNKVTLKEYNNKNRITWEKTASGVVKKYSYNEFGKLVRKELPDNVYEYYYDENDNLKSIKDNNTQVHFDYVDVNDEYKISSTETEGYSDLYNLPTDEISYSYNSLGQRVGMSFFEGSFSYNFNELNQLENVINHKSEVFDFSYSGTGKLISSRTPASLSEINYEDGKVKELSHLKVSDSTKIRNISFDYDNNGKLSSILNNGSLLSISYDANGQLVNAGDESFVYDSLGNRISDAYGSYQYDSFKEKLIEDWRYLYYYDSAGNVSSKIEKETNDLTQYVYNSENQLISVLFYRNGSTLEKTSNYFYDAIGRRVKKTVENGSGSTNRFYVYDGNDLLKVYGDDGVLGIFTHSNLRIDDVLAVDVTSHGVDTKIAKNVGSYFYIKDHLGSIVDIVDKDSNVIQRFKYSAFGEILSVRDGSGNSLNENSIRNMFFTFTGREFDQETGLYNFRARYYDPASSRFMQKDPDSGKIEIPSTVVNKYIYAINDPFSFIDPTGESIFSDGGFIGDLVFAIIAIVVIAGTGGGGAAFFGAIKAVGAAALGSAVAAGLMTLGGGGDFADNFHTVFRVTIMFMTMSAVFHAAAGHTVTAGANTWFSGYVEGSGPLFGQSAGLTVGPATTFSNATLTSGAEAGGALGAHEFGHVVQFWGHSLISGLSVSDNSGGNAVSRTYLSYGIVNLPGVFSSTIPQEKLISSLMKPFW